In the genome of Meles meles chromosome 4, mMelMel3.1 paternal haplotype, whole genome shotgun sequence, one region contains:
- the YBEY gene encoding endoribonuclease YbeY isoform X1 — protein MTLLLRNLQRAVPVRRAPLRRRLQLLRAALGVQRFDLAVVCVDDRTMRRVNAVYGRRDAATDVLSFPFHENLKAGELPQPDTPDDYNLGDIVLGVEHIFQRRRRDEDYLDILTVTATHGLCHLLGFTHSTEAEWQKVGTAFRRCRRLRETYRMFQKEKQVLEELSRLTGTRLQPLSRGLF, from the exons ATGACGCTGCTGCTGCGCAACCTGCAGCGCGCGGTCCCGGTCCGCAGGGCCCCGCTCCGCCGCCGGCTGCAGCTGCTCCGGGCGGCCCTCGGCGTGCAGCGCTTCGACCTGGCGGTCGTGTGCGTGGACGACCGGACCATGCGGCGCGTCAACGCCGTGTACGGGCGCCGCGACGCCGCCACCGACGTGCTGTCCTTCCCGTTCCACGAG AACCTGAAAGCGGGGGAGCTTCCCCAGCCCGATACTCCGGATGACTACAACTTGGGAGACATTGTCCTGGGAGTGGAGCACATCTTCCAGCGCCGCCGCCGAGACGAGGACTACCTGGATATCCTTACT GTGACTGCCACCCATGGGCTCTGTCACCTGCTGGGCTTCACACACAGCACAGAGGCTGAGTGGCAGAAG GTGGGAACAGCTTTCAGAAGATGCAGGCGTCTGAGAGAGACCTACAGG AtgttccagaaggagaagcaggttctcgaAGAGCTGAGCCGGCTCACCGGGACCAGGCTCCAGCCCCTGAGCAGGGGCCTCTTCTGA
- the YBEY gene encoding endoribonuclease YbeY isoform X2: MTLLLRNLQRAVPVRRAPLRRRLQLLRAALGVQRFDLAVVCVDDRTMRRVNAVYGRRDAATDVLSFPFHENLKAGELPQPDTPDDYNLGDIVLGVEHIFQRRRRDEDYLDILTVTATHGLCHLLGFTHSTEAEWQKMFQKEKQVLEELSRLTGTRLQPLSRGLF; encoded by the exons ATGACGCTGCTGCTGCGCAACCTGCAGCGCGCGGTCCCGGTCCGCAGGGCCCCGCTCCGCCGCCGGCTGCAGCTGCTCCGGGCGGCCCTCGGCGTGCAGCGCTTCGACCTGGCGGTCGTGTGCGTGGACGACCGGACCATGCGGCGCGTCAACGCCGTGTACGGGCGCCGCGACGCCGCCACCGACGTGCTGTCCTTCCCGTTCCACGAG AACCTGAAAGCGGGGGAGCTTCCCCAGCCCGATACTCCGGATGACTACAACTTGGGAGACATTGTCCTGGGAGTGGAGCACATCTTCCAGCGCCGCCGCCGAGACGAGGACTACCTGGATATCCTTACT GTGACTGCCACCCATGGGCTCTGTCACCTGCTGGGCTTCACACACAGCACAGAGGCTGAGTGGCAGAAG AtgttccagaaggagaagcaggttctcgaAGAGCTGAGCCGGCTCACCGGGACCAGGCTCCAGCCCCTGAGCAGGGGCCTCTTCTGA
- the YBEY gene encoding endoribonuclease YbeY isoform X3 codes for MTLLLRNLQRAVPVRRAPLRRRLQLLRAALGVQRFDLAVVCVDDRTMRRVNAVYGRRDAATDVLSFPFHENLKAGELPQPDTPDDYNLGDIVLGVEHIFQRRRRDEDYLDILTVTATHGLCHLLGFTHSTEAEWQKEDLSRGE; via the exons ATGACGCTGCTGCTGCGCAACCTGCAGCGCGCGGTCCCGGTCCGCAGGGCCCCGCTCCGCCGCCGGCTGCAGCTGCTCCGGGCGGCCCTCGGCGTGCAGCGCTTCGACCTGGCGGTCGTGTGCGTGGACGACCGGACCATGCGGCGCGTCAACGCCGTGTACGGGCGCCGCGACGCCGCCACCGACGTGCTGTCCTTCCCGTTCCACGAG AACCTGAAAGCGGGGGAGCTTCCCCAGCCCGATACTCCGGATGACTACAACTTGGGAGACATTGTCCTGGGAGTGGAGCACATCTTCCAGCGCCGCCGCCGAGACGAGGACTACCTGGATATCCTTACT GTGACTGCCACCCATGGGCTCTGTCACCTGCTGGGCTTCACACACAGCACAGAGGCTGAGTGGCAGAAG GAAGATCTGAGCCGAGGAGAGtga
- the YBEY gene encoding endoribonuclease YbeY isoform X4: MTLLLRNLQRAVPVRRAPLRRRLQLLRAALGVQRFDLAVVCVDDRTMRRVNAVYGRRDAATDVLSFPFHENLKAGELPQPDTPDDYNLGDIVLGVEHIFQRRRRDEDYLDILTVTATHGLCHLLGFTHSTEAEWQKI, encoded by the exons ATGACGCTGCTGCTGCGCAACCTGCAGCGCGCGGTCCCGGTCCGCAGGGCCCCGCTCCGCCGCCGGCTGCAGCTGCTCCGGGCGGCCCTCGGCGTGCAGCGCTTCGACCTGGCGGTCGTGTGCGTGGACGACCGGACCATGCGGCGCGTCAACGCCGTGTACGGGCGCCGCGACGCCGCCACCGACGTGCTGTCCTTCCCGTTCCACGAG AACCTGAAAGCGGGGGAGCTTCCCCAGCCCGATACTCCGGATGACTACAACTTGGGAGACATTGTCCTGGGAGTGGAGCACATCTTCCAGCGCCGCCGCCGAGACGAGGACTACCTGGATATCCTTACT GTGACTGCCACCCATGGGCTCTGTCACCTGCTGGGCTTCACACACAGCACAGAGGCTGAGTGGCAGAAG ATCTGA
- the C4H21orf58 gene encoding uncharacterized protein C21orf58 homolog isoform X2, with protein sequence MWPRSHTLSSGSSGQSLGDNLRPGRDGPRMLDSSVADAMTRLTLKLLEKKLEQERGTVEGDCEEPLLLAGNEDRPDMALLDALRRRRSLLRRLWEQRLLEEASQAQARSQINRGGAWGSALPPEVPPMDIYSLPPPALEPPQIIQCPAPRPPATIIQQLPQQPLTAQNPPLPAFATQRSGSIKEDMVEMMLMQNAQMHQVLMQNLMLQALPAAFLPSRGPQAAPPHPTPQGGIGRRPARTGCGCVSLSTWTLLQGSKRPPSSRPSGTLQARRNAGLGSRRKQVAEDLACRSTPSGRAPSGSLPGGTAAGTPTVCLA encoded by the exons ATGTGGCCACGCTCCCACACGctctcctctggcagcagcggcCAGTCTCTTGGAG ATAACCTGAGACCAGGGAGGGACGGGCCCAGGATGCTGGACTCCTCAGTGGCAGATGCAATGACCCGACTCACCCTGAAGCTCTTGGAGAAG AAGCTGGAGCAAGAGCGTGGGACCGTGGAAGGGGATTGCGAAGAGCCCCTGCTCCTAGCGG GAAATGAGGACAGGCCGGACATGGCCCTGCTGGACGCTCTGAGGAGGAGGCGATCGCTTCTGCGGAGACTCTGG GAACAGCGTCTTCTAGAGGAGGCCTCCCAGGCCCAAGCCCGGAGCCAGATAAACAGAGGAGGAGCCTGGGGGTCAGCACTGCCCCCAGAGGTGCCCCCCATGGACATCTACTCCCTGCCCCCGCCAGCCCTGGAGCCGCCACAGATTATCCAATGCCCA GccccccggcctcccgccaccaTCATTCAACAGCTGCCCCAGCAGCCCCTCACCGCACAGAATCCCCCACTCCCAGCCTTCGCCACGCAAAGATCAGGAAGTATTAAGGAAG ACATGGTGGAGATGATGCTGATGCAGAACGCCCAGATGCACCAGGTCCTCATGCAGAACCTGATGCTCCAAGCCCTGCCCGCAGCGTTTCTGCCCTCCCGGGGGCCACAGGCGGCGCCCCCGCATCCCACCCCCCAG GGTGGCATCGGACGGCGTCCAGCCCGCACCGGCTGCGGGTGTGTGAGCCTCTCCACGTGGACTCTG TTGCAAGGCAGCAAGCGCCCACCGTCATCTCGACCTTCTGGGACCCTGCAGGCTCGGCGGAACGCTGGCCTGGGAAGCAGACGGAAGCAGGTGGCTGAGGACCTGGCCTGCCGCTCAACTCCGTCAGGGCGGGCCCCCTCAGGGAGCCTCCCAGGCGGGACAGCGGCAGGTACCCCCACGGTGTGCCTGGCATAA
- the C4H21orf58 gene encoding uncharacterized protein C21orf58 homolog isoform X1: MWPRSHTLSSGSSGQSLGDNLRPGRDGPRMLDSSVADAMTRLTLKLLEKKLEQERGTVEGDCEEPLLLAGNEDRPDMALLDALRRRRSLLRRLWEQRLLEEASQAQARSQINRGGAWGSALPPEVPPMDIYSLPPPALEPPQIIQCPAPRPPATIIQQLPQQPLTAQNPPLPAFATQRSGSIKEDMVEMMLMQNAQMHQVLMQNLMLQALPAAFLPSRGPQAAPPHPTPQGGIGRRPARTGCGCVSLSTWTLVSLGAWFPNGCGRGGLGKAAAWPPGAGLRVPWEYRVPSGEPAQEPLGKGGWSQLLPRSSLPVGGTP; the protein is encoded by the exons ATGTGGCCACGCTCCCACACGctctcctctggcagcagcggcCAGTCTCTTGGAG ATAACCTGAGACCAGGGAGGGACGGGCCCAGGATGCTGGACTCCTCAGTGGCAGATGCAATGACCCGACTCACCCTGAAGCTCTTGGAGAAG AAGCTGGAGCAAGAGCGTGGGACCGTGGAAGGGGATTGCGAAGAGCCCCTGCTCCTAGCGG GAAATGAGGACAGGCCGGACATGGCCCTGCTGGACGCTCTGAGGAGGAGGCGATCGCTTCTGCGGAGACTCTGG GAACAGCGTCTTCTAGAGGAGGCCTCCCAGGCCCAAGCCCGGAGCCAGATAAACAGAGGAGGAGCCTGGGGGTCAGCACTGCCCCCAGAGGTGCCCCCCATGGACATCTACTCCCTGCCCCCGCCAGCCCTGGAGCCGCCACAGATTATCCAATGCCCA GccccccggcctcccgccaccaTCATTCAACAGCTGCCCCAGCAGCCCCTCACCGCACAGAATCCCCCACTCCCAGCCTTCGCCACGCAAAGATCAGGAAGTATTAAGGAAG ACATGGTGGAGATGATGCTGATGCAGAACGCCCAGATGCACCAGGTCCTCATGCAGAACCTGATGCTCCAAGCCCTGCCCGCAGCGTTTCTGCCCTCCCGGGGGCCACAGGCGGCGCCCCCGCATCCCACCCCCCAG GGTGGCATCGGACGGCGTCCAGCCCGCACCGGCTGCGGGTGTGTGAGCCTCTCCACGTGGACTCTGGTGAGCCTCGGGGCCTGGTTCCCCAATGGGTGCGGTCGGGGAGGCCTGGGGAAGGCTGCAGCCTGGCCCCCGGGAGCAGGGCTGAGAGTCCCGTGGGAGTACAGGGTTCCGTCAGGAGAGCCGGCCCAGGAGCCATTGGGAAAAGGCGGATGGAGTCAGCTGCTTCCACGTTCAAGCCTTCCCGTGGGAGGAACCCCATAA
- the C4H21orf58 gene encoding uncharacterized protein C21orf58 homolog isoform X3 — MWPRSHTLSSGSSGQSLGDNLRPGRDGPRMLDSSVADAMTRLTLKLLEKKLEQERGTVEGDCEEPLLLAGNEDRPDMALLDALRRRRSLLRRLWEQRLLEEASQAQARSQINRGGAWGSALPPEVPPMDIYSLPPPALEPPQIIQCPAPRPPATIIQQLPQQPLTAQNPPLPAFATQRSGSIKEDMVEMMLMQNAQMHQVLMQNLMLQALPAAFLPSRGPQAAPPHPTPQRQRPPPVHHHHHYAPPAPLQAVPAPGPLAGYSTWPSVVSATALPPACSFLPAGPSSAALSPVASDGVQPAPAAGV; from the exons ATGTGGCCACGCTCCCACACGctctcctctggcagcagcggcCAGTCTCTTGGAG ATAACCTGAGACCAGGGAGGGACGGGCCCAGGATGCTGGACTCCTCAGTGGCAGATGCAATGACCCGACTCACCCTGAAGCTCTTGGAGAAG AAGCTGGAGCAAGAGCGTGGGACCGTGGAAGGGGATTGCGAAGAGCCCCTGCTCCTAGCGG GAAATGAGGACAGGCCGGACATGGCCCTGCTGGACGCTCTGAGGAGGAGGCGATCGCTTCTGCGGAGACTCTGG GAACAGCGTCTTCTAGAGGAGGCCTCCCAGGCCCAAGCCCGGAGCCAGATAAACAGAGGAGGAGCCTGGGGGTCAGCACTGCCCCCAGAGGTGCCCCCCATGGACATCTACTCCCTGCCCCCGCCAGCCCTGGAGCCGCCACAGATTATCCAATGCCCA GccccccggcctcccgccaccaTCATTCAACAGCTGCCCCAGCAGCCCCTCACCGCACAGAATCCCCCACTCCCAGCCTTCGCCACGCAAAGATCAGGAAGTATTAAGGAAG ACATGGTGGAGATGATGCTGATGCAGAACGCCCAGATGCACCAGGTCCTCATGCAGAACCTGATGCTCCAAGCCCTGCCCGCAGCGTTTCTGCCCTCCCGGGGGCCACAGGCGGCGCCCCCGCATCCCACCCCCCAG AGGCAGAGGCCGCCCCCCgtgcaccaccaccaccactacgcGCCCCCAGCCCCCCTGCAGGCCGTCCCGGCACCTGGCCCCCTGGCCGGGTACTCCACGTGGCCCTCGGTGGTCTCAGCCACTGCCCTCCCACCCGCCTGCAGCTTCCTGCCAGCCGGGCCCTCCTCAGCAGCCCTCAGCCC GGTGGCATCGGACGGCGTCCAGCCCGCACCGGCTGCGGGTGTGTGA